The proteins below come from a single Candidatus Binatia bacterium genomic window:
- a CDS encoding wax ester/triacylglycerol synthase family O-acyltransferase gives MPKYMYERLSAQDNSFLVSEQPNVPLHVAAVGIYQLGDLASEAGGVDVRKFKRALEAQLHRIPRYREKLQYVPVEGRPVWVDDAHFNIDYHVRHAALPKPGDVEELKKLTARITTRALDRTRPLWEMWIIEGLSDDRFAIVNKIHHCMVDGSSGADVAQILMSPTPEHEIGTPRPFMPRPAPTSSELALDAAKRLVLSPVEVIGGLGAFARGSSDVAGELGARARAVVDFTKNALAPSSDTPINGPLGPHRRIDWLSLPLDDVKAVRRALGCTVNDVVLATVTGAVRQYLLRRGVSPAGMDFRISAPVSVRRDDEQGRLGNRVSAWILRLPIGESDPLEWVRQVSQETRDLKDSRQALAFDLMMKAAEYAPSSVLALGSRLASGPINMIVTNVPGPQFPLYILGARLLEMHPLVPLLDGTGLGIALFSYDGMLHVGLNADYEMIPDLSAFMAFFAQSFMTLFDAAGLGAPAESEQPVDAAASTLAKTA, from the coding sequence ATGCCCAAATACATGTACGAGCGCCTTTCGGCGCAGGACAATAGTTTTCTTGTCTCCGAGCAGCCGAACGTGCCTCTGCACGTCGCGGCGGTCGGAATCTACCAGCTTGGCGATCTGGCCTCCGAGGCCGGCGGCGTCGATGTCCGGAAGTTCAAGCGGGCTCTCGAGGCGCAGCTCCACCGGATCCCGCGGTACCGGGAGAAGCTCCAGTACGTTCCGGTCGAGGGGCGTCCCGTGTGGGTCGACGACGCCCACTTCAACATCGACTATCACGTCCGCCACGCGGCGCTGCCGAAGCCGGGTGACGTCGAAGAGCTGAAGAAGCTGACAGCCCGAATCACCACGCGAGCCCTGGATCGTACTCGGCCGCTCTGGGAGATGTGGATCATCGAGGGGCTGTCTGACGATCGATTCGCAATCGTGAACAAGATCCATCACTGCATGGTCGACGGCTCGTCGGGTGCGGATGTAGCCCAGATCCTCATGTCGCCGACTCCCGAACACGAGATCGGGACTCCGCGGCCCTTCATGCCGCGACCGGCGCCGACGAGTTCAGAGCTCGCGCTCGATGCGGCAAAGCGCCTGGTCCTATCGCCCGTCGAAGTCATCGGGGGTCTAGGGGCATTTGCGCGTGGGTCGTCCGATGTCGCGGGTGAGCTCGGAGCGCGGGCGCGGGCCGTCGTCGACTTCACGAAGAACGCGCTCGCGCCGTCGTCCGATACACCGATCAACGGCCCTCTCGGCCCGCACCGTCGAATCGATTGGCTGAGCCTGCCACTCGACGACGTGAAGGCCGTTCGCCGTGCGCTCGGGTGTACTGTGAACGACGTGGTGCTGGCGACCGTTACGGGAGCGGTCCGGCAGTACCTGCTTCGTCGCGGCGTCTCTCCCGCCGGCATGGACTTCCGGATTTCGGCGCCGGTGAGCGTGCGTCGCGACGACGAGCAGGGTCGGCTCGGCAATCGCGTTTCGGCGTGGATCCTTCGTCTCCCGATCGGCGAGAGCGATCCGCTCGAGTGGGTTCGCCAGGTTAGCCAGGAAACTCGTGACCTGAAGGATTCGCGTCAGGCGCTAGCATTCGACCTGATGATGAAAGCCGCCGAGTACGCTCCGTCGTCCGTCCTGGCCCTCGGCTCTCGCCTCGCATCGGGACCGATCAACATGATCGTCACGAACGTGCCCGGCCCCCAGTTCCCCCTCTACATTCTGGGGGCGCGGCTTCTGGAGATGCACCCGCTGGTGCCGCTACTCGACGGCACCGGCCTCGGGATCGCGCTCTTCAGCTACGATGGCATGCTTCACGTCGGCCTGAACGCGGACTACGAGATGATCCCGGACCTGAGCGCTTTCATGGCCTTCTTCGCACAGTCGTTCATGACTCTCTTCGATGCGGCAGGGCTGGGTGCGCCCGCGGAGTCCGAGCAGCCCGTCGACGCCGCGGCGTCGACGCTCGCGAAGACCGCGTAG